The following proteins come from a genomic window of Flavobacteriaceae bacterium MAR_2010_188:
- a CDS encoding RNA polymerase sigma-70 factor, ECF subfamily, whose amino-acid sequence MNKELEHNFVELLEKHQNIVHKVCRLYTNNRDAHNDLFQEITIQLWKAYPKFRGDAKFSTWMYRVGLNTAITLYRKSKRTIDTQQFESVQFRIKSVEYDDTEEQQLKILYKAVHELNDIEKALVFLYLEDKDYREISETLGISEVNARVKMNRIKNKLKTILNP is encoded by the coding sequence TTGAACAAGGAACTCGAACATAATTTTGTTGAATTACTTGAGAAGCACCAGAACATCGTGCACAAGGTGTGTCGACTTTACACCAACAACCGAGATGCACACAATGATCTCTTTCAAGAAATAACCATTCAATTATGGAAGGCATATCCCAAATTTAGAGGAGATGCCAAATTTAGTACATGGATGTATCGTGTTGGCCTTAATACCGCAATCACCTTATACAGAAAGTCAAAAAGGACAATTGATACGCAACAGTTTGAATCTGTTCAATTTAGAATAAAGAGTGTTGAATATGATGATACCGAAGAGCAACAATTAAAAATACTTTATAAAGCTGTTCATGAACTTAATGATATAGAGAAAGCGTTAGTTTTTCTCTATCTAGAAGACAAAGATTATAGAGAAATAAGTGAGACCCTCGGTATCAGTGAAGTAAACGCCAGGGTTAAGATGAATAGGATAAAGAATAAATTAAAAACAATATTAAATCCGTAG
- a CDS encoding Uncharacterized conserved protein, DUF58 family, contains vWF domain yields the protein MKKVLKSIYLENRFFIGLSIIIGFFILSFLFEGLLVISQILFIAFLILVFVDGFILFRVSGISANRMLPEKFSNGDDNHIDIKIRNAYSFKVNLTLIDELPFQYQKRDFTIETFIEKGQLKKIDYAIKPLERGEYQFGNLNIYASSPLGIVSRRFLFGNNAMVPNYPSFLQLRKYMLLAFSNKVFEYGLKKIRRIGHTMEFEQIKNYVQGDDIRNINWKATAKSQKLMVNQFQDERSQPIYSVIDKGRVMKMPFEGLSLLDYAINSTLVISNIALKKHDKAGMFSFSRKVENKILAEKRPSQMNLIMETLYNLDTDYAESDFARLYIDIKRNLNQRCLLLLYTNFETLDALHRQLPYLQTIAKNHLLVVIFFENTELQKLTQKSAKSTKEIFEKTIAEKFVYEKKLIVNELKKHGIQTILTAPQNLTLNTINKYLEIKARGLI from the coding sequence GTGAAGAAAGTCCTCAAAAGTATCTATTTAGAAAATCGGTTTTTTATCGGACTATCGATAATTATCGGATTTTTTATCCTGTCATTTCTTTTTGAGGGACTATTGGTTATTTCCCAAATCCTTTTTATCGCATTTCTAATCTTGGTTTTTGTTGACGGTTTTATATTATTCCGGGTTTCGGGGATTTCTGCGAATCGTATGCTTCCAGAAAAATTTAGTAATGGAGATGATAATCACATTGATATTAAAATTCGAAATGCCTATTCGTTTAAGGTAAATTTAACGTTGATCGACGAACTTCCTTTTCAATATCAAAAAAGAGACTTTACTATTGAAACATTCATTGAAAAAGGTCAGTTAAAGAAAATCGATTATGCAATTAAGCCTTTAGAACGCGGAGAATATCAGTTCGGAAATCTAAATATCTACGCTAGCAGCCCACTGGGAATCGTTTCACGAAGATTTCTTTTTGGCAACAACGCAATGGTTCCAAATTATCCTTCCTTTCTTCAACTTAGAAAATATATGCTGCTCGCTTTTTCTAATAAAGTGTTTGAATATGGTTTGAAAAAGATTCGGCGAATTGGGCATACCATGGAATTTGAGCAAATCAAGAATTATGTTCAGGGTGATGATATTAGGAACATTAACTGGAAGGCTACCGCAAAGTCTCAAAAATTGATGGTCAATCAATTTCAAGATGAAAGGTCTCAGCCTATCTATAGTGTCATTGATAAAGGCAGAGTGATGAAAATGCCTTTTGAAGGTTTAAGTTTGTTGGATTATGCGATTAATTCAACCTTGGTAATTAGCAATATCGCTTTAAAAAAACACGATAAAGCAGGAATGTTTTCATTTTCTCGCAAGGTTGAGAATAAGATTTTAGCCGAAAAAAGACCGTCCCAAATGAATCTTATCATGGAAACTCTGTATAATCTAGATACTGATTATGCCGAATCTGATTTTGCACGACTATATATTGACATCAAAAGAAATTTAAATCAGAGGTGTTTACTTTTGCTCTACACCAATTTTGAAACTTTGGACGCATTACACAGGCAACTCCCCTACCTTCAAACTATTGCTAAAAACCACTTATTGGTGGTTATCTTCTTTGAAAATACCGAGCTTCAAAAACTGACCCAGAAATCGGCAAAATCGACCAAAGAAATCTTCGAAAAAACGATTGCTGAAAAATTTGTTTACGAGAAAAAGCTCATTGTAAACGAACTTAAAAAGCATGGTATCCAGACCATACTTACCGCACCTCAGAACCTGACCTTAAACACTATAAACAAATACCTTGAGATAAAGGCGCGGGGGCTGATTTAA
- a CDS encoding TIGR00266 family protein, whose amino-acid sequence MTSHEIDYRIYGEEMQYVEIELDPQEGVIAEAGTFMMMDDGIKMETLFGDGSNQDQGFLGKILGAGKRILTGESLFMTAFYNDLSGKRNVSFASPYPGKIIPVDLTEFQGKFICQKDAFLCAAKGVSVGIEFSKKLGRGLFGGEGFIMQKLEGDGMAFVHAGGTMARKTLRPGETIKVDTGCIVGFTKEIDYDIEFVGGIKNTIFGGEGLFFARLRGPGTVYVQSLPFSRLAGRVLAASPRGGKDKGEGSLLGGIGDILDGDNRF is encoded by the coding sequence ATGACATCACACGAAATTGATTATAGAATCTACGGCGAAGAAATGCAATACGTAGAAATAGAATTAGACCCGCAAGAAGGGGTAATTGCCGAAGCAGGAACATTTATGATGATGGACGATGGCATTAAGATGGAAACATTATTTGGAGATGGCTCTAATCAAGATCAAGGATTTTTAGGAAAAATATTAGGTGCGGGTAAAAGAATACTAACCGGAGAAAGTTTGTTTATGACCGCTTTTTATAATGATTTAAGTGGAAAACGAAACGTTTCCTTTGCTTCTCCCTATCCTGGAAAGATAATTCCAGTAGACCTAACAGAGTTTCAAGGAAAATTTATCTGCCAAAAGGATGCATTCTTATGTGCAGCGAAGGGCGTTAGTGTTGGGATTGAATTTAGTAAAAAGCTGGGCCGCGGCTTATTTGGAGGTGAAGGTTTTATTATGCAGAAATTAGAAGGTGACGGTATGGCGTTCGTACATGCAGGAGGGACAATGGCGAGAAAAACACTAAGGCCTGGCGAAACAATAAAAGTCGATACTGGCTGTATCGTTGGTTTTACCAAAGAAATTGATTACGATATAGAATTTGTTGGAGGAATTAAGAATACAATATTTGGTGGTGAGGGTTTATTCTTTGCAAGACTCAGAGGACCGGGAACTGTTTATGTTCAATCATTACCTTTTAGCCGATTGGCGGGTAGGGTGCTGGCCGCCTCGCCAAGAGGAGGAAAGGATAAAGGTGAGGGAAGTCTTTTAGGAGGTATCGGCGATATATTAGATGGTGATAATCGATTTTAA
- a CDS encoding LysR family transcriptional regulator, hydrogen peroxide-inducible genes activator, translating into MTITQLNYVLAIAEQKNFTKAAEKCFVTQPTLSTQIQKLEDELDILIFDRSKKPIELTDVGRKIVNQARNIVNEAGRIQDIVDQQKGFIGGEFKLGIIPTVMPTLLPMFLHNFIKKYPKVKLKIEELNTDELIERINDGHLDAAIAATPLEKENIRERPLYYEPFVGYVPENHSLYKEKMISASDLEIENMLLLEDGHCFRDGVINLCRALKTNSDEPFQLESGSIETLIKLSNEGLGMTLLPYLHTLDLNEKSKKNLRHFNEPTPAREVSLIYHKSELKMQIIEALQKVISGVIRGAIAFQNVEIISPLTKK; encoded by the coding sequence ATGACGATTACTCAATTAAACTATGTTCTGGCGATAGCAGAACAAAAGAACTTCACTAAGGCGGCAGAAAAATGCTTTGTCACCCAACCAACCTTAAGTACCCAGATTCAAAAGTTGGAAGATGAACTAGATATCCTGATTTTTGACCGCAGTAAAAAACCGATTGAACTCACGGATGTGGGAAGAAAAATCGTTAATCAGGCTAGAAATATTGTCAATGAAGCGGGACGCATTCAAGATATCGTAGATCAGCAGAAAGGATTTATTGGTGGGGAATTTAAACTGGGAATTATACCGACGGTAATGCCAACATTGCTCCCGATGTTCCTTCATAATTTCATTAAAAAATACCCAAAAGTTAAGTTGAAGATTGAAGAGCTAAACACCGATGAACTCATTGAAAGAATAAATGATGGTCATCTGGACGCTGCTATTGCTGCAACGCCTTTAGAGAAAGAAAATATTAGGGAAAGACCACTTTACTACGAACCTTTTGTAGGCTACGTCCCAGAAAATCATTCATTATATAAAGAAAAAATGATTTCTGCATCGGACCTAGAAATAGAGAATATGCTTTTGCTAGAAGATGGTCATTGTTTTAGGGACGGAGTCATTAATCTTTGTAGAGCTTTAAAAACAAATTCTGATGAACCGTTTCAACTAGAAAGCGGTAGCATAGAAACTCTAATAAAACTGAGCAATGAAGGACTGGGCATGACTTTGCTTCCTTATTTGCATACGTTAGACTTAAATGAAAAGTCAAAAAAGAATCTTCGCCATTTTAACGAGCCTACCCCAGCTAGGGAAGTGAGCCTTATTTATCACAAGAGCGAACTTAAGATGCAGATTATAGAGGCGCTGCAAAAGGTTATCTCAGGAGTGATCCGAGGCGCTATAGCTTTTCAAAATGTAGAAATCATTAGTCCGCTTACTAAAAAATAA
- a CDS encoding Uncharacterized membrane protein YeiH — translation MFFQIIDVLGTISFAISGVLIALHKRMDVFGVLIIAFVTAIGGGTLRDVLVGLTPVAWMSQMIYVYVIIGSTVFAVIFRKRLNYLRTSLFLFDTIGIGLYTVVGIEKGLGIGLHPIICIALGTMTSCFGGVIRDILCNEIPVIFRKEIYATACILGGIAYFILRKFPIDNNMVFVIAGSVVITSRIIAVKYKISLPSLYASDKNMT, via the coding sequence ATGTTTTTTCAAATAATCGATGTTCTAGGAACCATTTCTTTCGCTATTTCCGGAGTACTTATAGCCTTACATAAAAGAATGGACGTCTTTGGTGTGCTTATCATTGCTTTTGTCACTGCAATTGGAGGAGGAACGCTAAGGGATGTATTGGTTGGTTTAACTCCAGTGGCCTGGATGAGCCAAATGATTTATGTATATGTTATTATTGGATCTACTGTATTCGCGGTCATATTTAGGAAGCGTTTAAATTATTTAAGAACATCTTTATTTTTATTCGACACAATTGGTATTGGCCTTTATACCGTGGTCGGTATCGAAAAAGGATTGGGCATTGGGCTTCATCCAATCATCTGTATTGCTCTAGGAACTATGACGTCTTGTTTTGGAGGTGTCATCAGGGATATTTTGTGTAATGAAATTCCGGTAATATTTAGAAAGGAGATTTACGCCACCGCTTGTATTTTAGGAGGTATTGCCTACTTTATTCTCAGAAAATTCCCGATTGACAATAATATGGTTTTCGTCATTGCTGGTAGTGTGGTAATAACGAGCCGAATCATCGCGGTTAAATATAAAATAAGTCTACCTAGTCTGTATGCTTCAGACAAGAATATGACTTAA
- a CDS encoding 1-acyl-sn-glycerol-3-phosphate acyltransferase (manually curated), with protein MGLFKKNPFGHILLIKKWLIRIMGLMTHRRFRGFNELQIEGSEVIKNLPPTNVLFISNHQTYFADVVAMFHVFNASLSGRVDSIKNVGYIWHPKLNVYYVAAKETMNAGLLPKIMAYAGSISIERTWRSSGQDVNRQVKMSDISMISTALNDGWVITFPQGTTTPFKPIRKGTAHIIKHYRPIVVPIVIDGFRRSFDKKGLRVKKKNILQSMEIKAPLKIDYENESIDSIVEKIEYAIEQHPSFLKVIPKEEIEEIEALNEKRRYSAEY; from the coding sequence ATGGGTCTCTTCAAAAAAAATCCTTTTGGTCATATTTTATTGATTAAAAAATGGCTTATCAGGATAATGGGATTAATGACCCACCGTCGCTTTAGAGGTTTCAACGAATTACAGATCGAAGGCTCTGAGGTTATAAAAAACTTACCTCCAACAAATGTCTTGTTCATTAGTAATCATCAAACGTATTTCGCAGATGTGGTTGCCATGTTCCATGTATTCAATGCGAGTTTAAGTGGAAGGGTTGATTCCATAAAAAATGTGGGTTATATCTGGCATCCAAAGCTAAATGTGTATTACGTTGCAGCAAAGGAAACCATGAATGCTGGTCTTTTGCCAAAAATCATGGCCTATGCTGGTTCCATTAGTATTGAGCGTACATGGAGGTCTTCTGGTCAAGATGTAAATCGTCAAGTTAAGATGAGCGATATTTCTATGATCAGTACCGCATTAAATGATGGTTGGGTAATTACGTTTCCTCAAGGCACAACAACACCATTTAAACCGATTAGAAAAGGGACGGCTCATATTATTAAACATTATCGTCCGATTGTAGTGCCCATCGTTATTGATGGATTTAGAAGGTCTTTCGACAAAAAAGGTCTAAGGGTGAAAAAGAAGAATATTCTTCAATCTATGGAAATTAAAGCACCTTTAAAAATCGACTACGAGAATGAATCGATTGATAGTATCGTAGAGAAAATCGAATATGCGATAGAACAGCATCCTTCTTTCCTCAAAGTAATTCCTAAAGAAGAAATTGAAGAAATAGAAGCTCTAAACGAGAAACGCCGCTATAGTGCGGAGTACTAA
- a CDS encoding Uncharacterized membrane protein YckC, RDD family yields the protein MSNLAINTAQNVNLDYKLIGLGERVVAFLIDGLILFTYISVVENLMTISDIFSTDSWTQRGFLSLFMLPAFFYSLYCHVLFSGRTIGKKILNIKVVRFDGAPTEWYNLFVRWMLRLIDIWMFFASIGVLSILLSDKKQRVGDFAAGTVVISTKKKHKITSTILEDITDDYQPVFLNITQLSDKDVRLIKETFNISKRNNDFKTMTLLREKVSNVLGLDSSMYDQEFLDTILKDYNYYTQNM from the coding sequence ATGAGCAATTTAGCAATTAACACCGCTCAAAATGTAAATTTAGATTATAAGCTAATCGGCTTAGGAGAGAGGGTTGTTGCGTTTCTTATCGATGGACTTATTTTGTTTACCTACATTTCTGTAGTTGAAAATCTCATGACCATTTCTGATATTTTTAGCACCGATAGTTGGACCCAAAGAGGCTTTTTAAGTCTCTTTATGCTTCCCGCATTTTTTTATAGCCTTTATTGTCATGTGCTTTTTAGTGGAAGAACTATTGGTAAGAAAATATTAAACATTAAGGTCGTTAGGTTTGATGGAGCTCCTACAGAATGGTATAATCTATTTGTTAGATGGATGTTGAGGTTGATAGATATCTGGATGTTCTTTGCTTCAATTGGGGTTTTGAGTATTTTGCTGTCAGACAAAAAACAAAGAGTAGGGGATTTCGCTGCTGGCACGGTGGTCATCAGCACTAAGAAAAAGCATAAGATCACCAGCACCATACTAGAAGATATTACCGATGATTATCAACCCGTTTTCTTAAATATAACCCAGCTTTCGGATAAGGATGTTAGATTGATCAAAGAAACCTTCAATATTTCAAAACGTAATAATGACTTTAAGACCATGACTTTGCTTAGAGAAAAGGTATCTAATGTTTTAGGATTAGATTCTTCTATGTATGATCAAGAATTTCTAGATACGATTTTGAAGGATTATAACTATTATACCCAAAATATGTAA
- a CDS encoding 8-oxo-dGTP pyrophosphatase MutT, NUDIX family — MTFENFNNNISKIKDFPLPGLPSQAKLSPPFRKELLEEFKSLSATAKKAGVMALFYPDEEDICKLCLILRKTYKGVHSAQVGFPGGRFEFEDQSLLETALRETEEEVGINRETISVIREMSEIYIPPSNFLVYPFLGLVSKRPQYILQESEVEAVIEANLSELLDENSISDISVLTSMGKDVPVPAFTLSGHVVWGATAMMLGEIKDLIKQSI; from the coding sequence ATGACTTTTGAAAATTTCAATAATAACATTTCAAAAATAAAAGATTTTCCACTTCCGGGGCTGCCTTCGCAAGCTAAATTGTCGCCTCCGTTTAGAAAAGAACTGTTAGAAGAGTTTAAGAGTCTGTCGGCAACTGCAAAGAAAGCGGGCGTCATGGCGTTATTTTATCCAGATGAAGAAGATATATGTAAGTTGTGTTTAATTCTTCGGAAAACCTATAAAGGCGTTCATTCGGCGCAGGTAGGTTTTCCTGGTGGGCGTTTTGAATTTGAAGATCAATCGTTATTGGAAACGGCGCTTCGCGAAACCGAAGAAGAAGTAGGAATAAATAGAGAAACGATTTCTGTAATCAGAGAGATGTCAGAAATTTATATACCTCCGAGTAATTTTTTAGTTTATCCTTTTCTAGGATTGGTATCGAAAAGGCCACAATATATCTTACAAGAATCTGAAGTAGAAGCGGTTATAGAAGCAAATTTATCTGAACTTTTAGATGAAAATTCTATTTCTGACATCAGTGTTTTAACATCAATGGGAAAAGACGTGCCCGTTCCCGCATTTACTTTGTCCGGTCACGTGGTGTGGGGAGCCACCGCCATGATGCTTGGTGAAATAAAAGACTTGATAAAGCAAAGTATATAG
- a CDS encoding Ferritin-like domain-containing protein: MNIIKFLDQFSNIDLNDSSASRREMFSQLGSYGKKAALAAVPFSLAANKTSAANMMYFGHVGPLNLALTLEYLEADFYNMALASGVLPSGRPQDVYEQIAKHENAHVTLLESVLGTQAVDRPTFDFTLGGAFDPFNQSNPEAYDQLLTLAQAFEDTGVRAYKGQAGNLQGTIYLATALRIHSVEARHAAEVRRLRSAYYDMELNDDGLGWITLNNQINVSPMVPAAVYAGEQLTVQAGVDLTSLGDGYSAESASQSYDEPITGEEAVAIATPFFA, encoded by the coding sequence ATGAATATTATAAAATTTTTAGATCAGTTCTCGAACATCGACCTGAACGATAGCTCAGCCTCAAGAAGAGAAATGTTTAGCCAATTGGGCTCTTATGGGAAGAAAGCGGCTCTCGCTGCAGTACCATTTAGTTTGGCAGCAAATAAAACAAGTGCGGCAAATATGATGTATTTTGGTCATGTTGGCCCATTAAACTTAGCTTTGACTTTAGAATATCTAGAAGCAGATTTCTATAATATGGCACTTGCATCTGGTGTGCTTCCTTCAGGAAGACCTCAAGATGTTTATGAGCAAATAGCAAAACATGAAAATGCTCATGTTACATTGTTGGAATCGGTTTTAGGGACTCAAGCTGTCGATAGACCAACCTTCGATTTTACTTTAGGGGGTGCCTTTGATCCATTTAACCAAAGTAATCCTGAGGCTTACGATCAATTGTTAACATTAGCACAAGCTTTTGAAGATACTGGTGTAAGGGCTTATAAAGGTCAAGCAGGAAATCTACAGGGAACGATTTATCTGGCTACGGCATTGCGGATCCATTCAGTCGAGGCAAGACATGCCGCCGAAGTTAGAAGACTTAGATCGGCATATTACGACATGGAATTAAACGATGATGGACTTGGTTGGATCACATTAAATAACCAAATTAACGTGAGCCCAATGGTTCCTGCAGCAGTTTATGCCGGTGAACAACTTACCGTGCAAGCTGGAGTGGACTTAACGTCACTCGGCGATGGTTATTCAGCCGAATCTGCTTCCCAATCATACGATGAGCCGATTACCGGTGAAGAAGCGGTTGCGATTGCAACGCCGTTTTTTGCGTAA
- a CDS encoding Peptidyl-prolyl cis-trans isomerase (rotamase)-cyclophilin family, translating to MSIKILRPYLLIFSLIFVLNCEDKQSKKKSVENIEVVDDVERLPDTSETSKNVEPKSKKSKFPVLTEKNAMEFFLKYEKENKEDKVRITTDFGTIDIRLYDETKFHRANFIYLTKRKYFDETQFYRVVNNFVIQGGNTDDADVKRKRKYIGRYLLPKDTQHGFRHNRGVVSMPSSEIANPHKMASPYEFFIVQKSDGAYHLDGEYTAFGEVISGMDVVDEIAKQKTDKAEWPLHNVYIRKVEIID from the coding sequence ATGTCCATCAAAATTCTTAGACCCTACTTATTAATCTTCAGTTTAATTTTCGTTCTTAATTGTGAAGATAAACAATCAAAGAAAAAGAGTGTAGAAAATATAGAGGTTGTTGATGATGTTGAAAGACTTCCAGATACTTCAGAAACTTCAAAGAACGTGGAGCCCAAATCAAAAAAATCCAAATTCCCTGTACTAACGGAGAAGAATGCCATGGAATTTTTTCTTAAATATGAAAAAGAAAATAAAGAAGATAAAGTCAGAATTACCACGGATTTCGGTACGATAGACATCCGCTTATATGATGAAACTAAATTTCACCGAGCAAATTTTATTTATCTCACCAAACGTAAATATTTCGATGAAACCCAATTTTATAGAGTTGTCAATAATTTTGTGATTCAAGGAGGCAATACCGATGACGCCGATGTAAAACGGAAGAGAAAATATATCGGGCGTTATTTGCTGCCCAAGGATACCCAACACGGATTTCGCCACAATCGTGGTGTAGTTTCAATGCCAAGTAGTGAAATAGCGAATCCACACAAAATGGCTTCACCGTATGAATTCTTCATCGTACAAAAATCTGATGGTGCCTATCATTTAGATGGCGAATACACCGCTTTTGGTGAAGTGATAAGTGGGATGGATGTGGTAGACGAAATCGCAAAGCAAAAAACAGATAAGGCAGAATGGCCTTTGCACAATGTCTACATCAGGAAAGTTGAAATAATTGATTAA
- a CDS encoding Uncharacterized membrane protein SpoIIM, required for sporulation, with product MREASFVKQNKEKWIGFEHALNNNMQLDPDNLASYYIQLTNDLSYAQTYYPQSKTLLYLNSLASEAHQKIYNTKKESKSKIISFWKYEFPLFFRQYHSTLLYAFLIFMTAVLIGVVSTLNDESFVRLILGDSYVNMTIENIEKGEPMAVYKGGSEIGSFLGITINNIRVAVVAFALGVLFSVGTVMVLFGNGIMLGSFITFFYNYGILEKTSTIWLHGTIEISVIVIAGCAGLVMGNSFLFPKTYSRRLSFMKGAKDGLKIVLSTIPFFIIAGFIEGFITRYGETMPKLLSYFIIFSSFSLIIFYYIIYPIQLQKRIPQIS from the coding sequence ATGCGAGAGGCCTCATTCGTTAAGCAAAATAAAGAAAAATGGATTGGTTTCGAACACGCTTTGAATAATAATATGCAGTTAGACCCAGATAATCTGGCTTCTTATTACATACAGCTTACCAATGACCTTTCCTACGCACAGACTTACTATCCTCAGAGCAAGACACTTCTTTATCTTAATTCGCTAGCATCTGAAGCGCATCAAAAAATATATAATACCAAAAAAGAAAGTAAGAGTAAGATTATTTCATTTTGGAAATACGAATTTCCTCTGTTTTTTAGACAATACCACAGCACCCTCCTCTATGCATTTTTAATCTTTATGACCGCGGTGCTTATAGGTGTGGTTTCCACCTTAAATGATGAAAGCTTTGTGCGTCTTATTTTAGGGGATTCTTATGTAAATATGACGATCGAGAATATTGAGAAAGGCGAACCTATGGCCGTTTATAAAGGCGGAAGCGAAATCGGTTCATTCTTGGGGATTACCATTAACAACATTAGGGTGGCAGTCGTAGCCTTTGCTCTGGGGGTCCTTTTTAGTGTTGGTACGGTGATGGTTTTATTCGGCAATGGAATTATGCTCGGTTCGTTCATTACTTTTTTCTACAATTATGGAATCTTGGAAAAAACGAGCACGATATGGCTGCACGGTACCATAGAAATATCCGTAATTGTGATTGCTGGATGTGCCGGTTTGGTAATGGGAAACAGCTTTTTATTCCCCAAAACATATTCTCGGCGGCTTTCATTTATGAAAGGCGCAAAAGATGGACTAAAAATCGTGCTCAGCACCATACCTTTTTTTATTATCGCAGGTTTCATCGAAGGATTTATAACTCGTTATGGCGAAACCATGCCCAAACTACTGTCCTATTTTATCATTTTTTCTTCTTTTTCGTTGATTATTTTTTATTACATTATTTATCCAATTCAACTACAGAAAAGAATTCCTCAAATATCTTAG
- a CDS encoding transcriptional regulator, PadR family: MKIENTKAQMRKGVLEYCILSVLKDEDAYVAEILDTLKDAKLLVVEGTIYPLLTRLKNAGLLNYRWEESTSGPPRKYYGLTETGKLFLKELTITWSELQNAVNLVTRQKRQTNE; this comes from the coding sequence ATGAAAATTGAAAACACAAAAGCACAAATGCGCAAAGGTGTCTTGGAGTACTGCATCTTATCCGTTTTAAAGGACGAAGATGCGTATGTAGCCGAAATACTCGACACTCTTAAAGACGCAAAACTGCTTGTAGTAGAGGGTACAATCTATCCACTGCTTACAAGACTAAAAAATGCCGGACTATTAAACTACAGATGGGAAGAATCTACATCTGGACCGCCAAGAAAATATTACGGACTCACAGAAACCGGCAAACTATTCCTTAAAGAACTAACCATCACTTGGAGCGAATTACAAAACGCAGTAAACCTAGTAACAAGACAAAAAAGACAAACCAATGAATAA
- a CDS encoding MoxR-like ATPase: MEEEHNNTEEINFTNRIDLTELGQHVEGIKQEIGKIIVGQTDMIELLIISLLSNGHSLIEGVPGVAKTVTAKLLAKTLDVGFSRIQFTPDLMPSDILGTSIFNVKSNDFEYKKGPIFSNIVLIDEINRAPAKTQAALFEVMAERQITMDGTQYTMEAPFIVLATQNPIEQEGTYRLPEAQLDRFLFKITVDYPSLENEVQILTENHERHDVLDFEKIKRVLTAEQIAHYQSLVKQVVVEDNLIKYIAAIVHNTRSNSNLYLGASPRASIAILNASKANAAIQGRDFVTPDDIKRCAKAVLRHRLVLTPEREMEAFTVEKVVEQILESIEIPR, translated from the coding sequence ATGGAAGAAGAGCATAACAATACTGAAGAAATAAATTTCACCAACAGGATTGACTTAACAGAATTGGGTCAACATGTTGAAGGGATAAAGCAGGAAATCGGTAAAATTATCGTTGGGCAAACTGATATGATAGAATTGCTCATTATTTCCCTGCTTTCAAACGGGCATAGTTTAATTGAAGGCGTTCCTGGAGTCGCCAAGACGGTTACCGCAAAGCTTTTGGCAAAGACTTTAGATGTTGGTTTCAGTAGAATTCAATTTACGCCAGACCTTATGCCAAGCGATATCTTGGGAACTTCTATTTTTAACGTAAAGTCGAACGATTTTGAATATAAAAAAGGACCCATATTCTCTAATATCGTTTTGATAGATGAAATAAATCGCGCTCCCGCAAAAACACAGGCGGCTCTTTTCGAGGTTATGGCAGAAAGACAAATTACTATGGATGGCACCCAATATACCATGGAAGCTCCGTTTATAGTTTTGGCCACCCAAAACCCAATAGAACAAGAGGGTACCTATCGTTTACCAGAGGCCCAATTAGATCGATTTCTTTTTAAGATTACAGTCGATTATCCAAGCTTAGAAAATGAAGTACAAATCCTGACCGAAAATCATGAAAGGCATGATGTTTTAGATTTTGAAAAGATAAAGCGAGTCCTTACCGCCGAGCAAATTGCGCACTACCAATCTCTGGTGAAGCAAGTGGTGGTAGAAGATAATCTTATAAAATATATTGCAGCGATTGTGCATAATACAAGGAGTAACTCCAACTTATATCTGGGAGCTTCACCCAGGGCGTCCATAGCGATTTTAAATGCTTCAAAAGCAAATGCAGCCATACAAGGTCGGGATTTTGTGACGCCAGACGACATAAAGCGTTGCGCGAAAGCTGTGCTTCGCCATCGATTGGTATTAACTCCAGAACGAGAAATGGAAGCTTTTACAGTAGAAAAAGTTGTAGAACAGATTCTAGAATCTATCGAAATACCGCGTTAG